A genomic stretch from Candidatus Vicinibacter proximus includes:
- a CDS encoding tetratricopeptide repeat protein, with protein MLRNPGRIALLFLGFIVFSYFAFDIVSADLKSSGEKGDRKLSETSEINKLAEQATKDLNPDQKAELEELKKSLNSGEEDLAKSASLKAISGFWYRMQRMDLAGGYANQVAEIEKTAEAWGIAGTTFLAGLDQMKSEKDRLYCRENAEKAFDLAISLAPDEPQHQMNKALCLVKMPDEEPMKGIMALLNLDKKYPDYLPLQITLSQLAIQTGQWEKAKKRLGVILEKTPNQREANCLMVELITGGQLNEDPEPFRKLCEVK; from the coding sequence ATGTTGAGGAATCCCGGCCGAATAGCTTTGCTTTTTTTAGGATTTATTGTCTTCAGTTATTTTGCTTTTGACATTGTGTCCGCTGATTTAAAGAGTTCAGGCGAAAAGGGTGATCGCAAGTTGTCTGAGACTTCCGAAATAAATAAACTAGCTGAACAGGCTACTAAGGATCTTAATCCAGATCAGAAAGCTGAGCTGGAAGAATTGAAAAAGAGTTTGAATTCTGGAGAAGAGGATTTGGCTAAGTCAGCATCTTTAAAAGCGATATCCGGATTCTGGTATCGAATGCAAAGAATGGACTTGGCAGGGGGATATGCAAATCAGGTCGCTGAAATTGAAAAGACAGCAGAAGCCTGGGGTATTGCCGGGACGACATTTCTGGCCGGTCTGGATCAGATGAAATCAGAGAAGGATAGGCTTTATTGTCGGGAGAATGCGGAAAAAGCATTTGATTTAGCGATTTCTTTGGCACCGGACGAACCACAGCACCAGATGAATAAAGCCTTATGCTTGGTAAAAATGCCTGATGAAGAGCCCATGAAGGGAATTATGGCTTTGTTGAATCTGGATAAAAAGTATCCTGATTATCTACCCTTGCAAATTACCTTAAGCCAACTGGCGATTCAGACAGGTCAATGGGAAAAGGCCAAAAAACGACTTGGGGTTATTTTGGAAAAGACTCCGAATCAAAGGGAAGCTAACTGTCTGATGGTAGAACTGATCACAGGAGGACAATTGAACGAAGATCCAGAACCATTCAGGAAATTATGTGAGGTGAAATAG
- a CDS encoding DUF2309 domain-containing protein, translating into MNSKNIGGIDYFIEEMKHFLPSQLSLKDFIHHNTLHAFQNLKFREAIFKASYLFGYQVTFQLEEYRKLFEQGRISEQVLEKVILNNIGAARMHEVKWDLFHQEYDQHKVPKVGQLRSKACEKFGIDLDRDVHPFLFRILSHYLDQGVSFWNWHVSPDGFLSSLRALESNGIVSLFKSRRARELFADSKLGIEDLLKILVADERLYKRYLFDQQFSHHGWSGFVSAVEDNPVTLLDTRKISLKELIFFELLLEIDALEYKKKGEWRPLKESLRDYTPEWDENFALSELDQVLFLWQEAFEWSYYDEVLSGIMTHLPQSQASHPDYSFQAVFCVDERECSLRRHLEGTDDNCATYGTPGFFNVEFYYLAEGAQFYEKLCPAPVTPKHLIKAVNGKHKRKFELLYGSGSHHPLTGWFFATVLGLWAFVKTLLMLFRPRMSPAISDAFAHMDETSALQFESSEPPQYENELQLGFTVTQMADRVEALLKSIGLVDHFSPIVYILAHGSSSANNPHHGAHDCGACSGRPGSVNARVFSLMANHSEVRKLLAVRGIIIPEQTSFIGGMHDTAADEIRFFDVEKLSESVKEFHHSKLNNFHYALELNAKERSRRFASIQTKKSAGSIRKSIKSRSVSLFEPRPELGHGTNSVCIIGRRSISRRLFLDRRAFLNSYDYRIDPEGKILTAVMRPIGPVCGGINLEYYFSRMDNHKFGAGTKLPHHVIGLFGVTNSVDGDLRPGLPVQMIEVHDPVRLLIVVEHYPEIILKAIQSTPEMYEWYINEWVNLVCVYPGRAELLYFRDGAFMPYTCIKNDINRHDDFHQLVESATEMKTNHILDATKENLPVYTI; encoded by the coding sequence ATGAATTCCAAAAATATAGGTGGTATTGATTACTTCATTGAGGAAATGAAGCATTTTTTGCCAAGTCAATTGTCGCTGAAGGATTTTATTCACCACAATACACTCCATGCTTTCCAAAATTTAAAATTTAGGGAAGCTATTTTTAAGGCATCTTATTTGTTTGGGTATCAGGTAACTTTTCAACTAGAAGAATATAGAAAATTATTTGAACAGGGTAGAATTAGCGAACAAGTTTTAGAGAAGGTTATCCTGAATAATATTGGAGCGGCAAGGATGCATGAAGTTAAGTGGGATTTATTTCATCAGGAATACGACCAGCATAAAGTGCCAAAAGTAGGTCAATTGAGATCGAAGGCATGTGAGAAGTTTGGAATTGATTTAGATAGGGATGTGCATCCTTTTCTTTTTAGAATATTAAGTCATTATCTGGATCAAGGAGTTTCATTTTGGAATTGGCATGTTAGCCCAGATGGATTTCTTTCCTCTCTTCGAGCTTTAGAATCTAACGGAATAGTTAGTTTATTCAAAAGCAGAAGAGCAAGGGAACTTTTTGCGGACTCAAAATTAGGCATCGAAGATCTTTTAAAAATTTTGGTGGCGGATGAGAGACTATACAAGAGGTATTTATTCGATCAGCAATTCAGCCATCATGGATGGTCAGGTTTTGTTTCTGCGGTGGAAGACAATCCCGTAACTTTACTGGATACCAGGAAAATTTCATTAAAAGAATTAATTTTCTTTGAATTGCTTCTAGAAATTGATGCGCTGGAATACAAAAAGAAAGGTGAATGGAGGCCATTAAAAGAATCCTTAAGAGACTATACTCCAGAGTGGGATGAAAATTTCGCATTGTCTGAATTAGATCAAGTTCTTTTCTTATGGCAAGAAGCGTTTGAATGGAGTTATTATGATGAAGTGTTGAGTGGTATCATGACACATTTGCCGCAATCTCAGGCCAGTCACCCGGATTATAGTTTTCAAGCTGTATTTTGTGTGGATGAGCGGGAGTGTTCCCTTCGAAGACATCTGGAAGGAACGGATGACAATTGCGCAACCTACGGCACACCTGGGTTTTTTAATGTGGAGTTTTATTACCTTGCTGAAGGTGCTCAATTTTATGAGAAACTATGTCCTGCGCCAGTGACCCCCAAACATCTTATTAAGGCAGTAAATGGTAAGCATAAAAGAAAATTCGAATTGTTGTATGGATCTGGTTCGCACCATCCATTGACTGGTTGGTTTTTTGCTACAGTTTTAGGATTATGGGCTTTCGTGAAGACTTTGCTTATGCTTTTCAGACCAAGGATGAGCCCTGCCATTTCCGATGCTTTTGCACACATGGATGAGACTAGTGCGTTGCAGTTTGAAAGTTCAGAGCCACCACAATATGAGAATGAGTTACAATTGGGATTTACCGTTACACAAATGGCGGATAGGGTCGAAGCTTTGCTAAAGAGCATAGGATTGGTTGATCATTTTTCACCTATCGTATATATCCTCGCGCATGGGTCAAGCAGTGCAAACAATCCACATCACGGAGCGCATGATTGTGGTGCTTGCAGTGGACGACCCGGGTCAGTTAATGCAAGAGTTTTTAGTCTGATGGCAAATCATTCTGAAGTAAGAAAATTATTGGCAGTTCGGGGAATAATTATACCTGAACAAACTTCTTTTATTGGAGGGATGCACGACACAGCTGCGGACGAAATTCGATTTTTTGATGTGGAAAAACTCAGTGAATCCGTGAAGGAATTCCACCATTCTAAATTAAATAATTTTCATTATGCACTCGAGCTTAATGCAAAGGAGCGATCCAGAAGATTTGCTTCCATTCAAACTAAAAAGTCAGCAGGTTCAATTAGGAAATCCATTAAAAGTAGATCAGTTTCTTTATTCGAACCCAGGCCGGAACTTGGGCATGGCACCAATTCTGTTTGCATAATAGGCAGGCGAAGTATTTCAAGACGTTTATTTTTAGATCGGAGGGCGTTTTTAAATTCTTATGATTACAGAATTGATCCGGAAGGTAAAATATTGACAGCTGTCATGCGTCCTATTGGACCAGTTTGTGGGGGAATTAATTTGGAATATTATTTCTCCAGAATGGACAACCATAAATTTGGAGCTGGCACCAAATTGCCTCATCATGTAATAGGACTTTTTGGCGTAACCAACAGTGTGGATGGAGATTTAAGGCCGGGACTTCCTGTACAAATGATTGAAGTGCATGATCCTGTGAGATTATTAATTGTTGTAGAACATTATCCCGAGATCATATTAAAAGCCATTCAGAGTACCCCTGAAATGTATGAATGGTATATCAATGAGTGGGTAAATTTGGTTTGTGTGTACCCGGGACGCGCAGAATTATTGTATTTCAGAGATGGTGCGTTTATGCCTTACACTTGTATTAAAAACGACATCAATCGTCATGATGACTTTCATCAATTGGTGGAGTCTGCAACTGAGATGAAAACGAATCATATTCTGGATGCTACCAAAGAAAATTTACCAGTATACACTATATAA
- a CDS encoding carbonic anhydrase (macrophage inducible 5; Mig-5), giving the protein MKTHTSITQASITPQGALDFLKEGNLRFVSNLKVNRNLLQQANDTRDGQWPFAAILSCIDSRTSAELIFDQGLGDIMSIRIAGNVVNTDIIGSLEFACKVAGSKLIVVLGHSNCGAIKGACDHIEMGNLTELLSKIQPAVYEERTISDPELRNSKNSEFVEQVTALNVNRSVISIVNRSYILEQMIEKGEIAIIGAVHNLETGIVEFMEDTYISCKKDIKAKFV; this is encoded by the coding sequence ATGAAAACACACACTTCCATCACGCAAGCAAGTATTACCCCACAAGGGGCTCTTGATTTTTTAAAAGAGGGAAATCTCAGATTTGTCAGCAACTTAAAAGTAAATAGAAATTTGTTGCAACAAGCAAATGATACAAGAGATGGCCAATGGCCCTTTGCAGCCATTTTAAGTTGCATTGACAGCAGAACATCTGCCGAGTTGATTTTTGATCAGGGACTTGGGGATATCATGTCTATTCGCATTGCAGGCAATGTGGTAAATACAGATATCATCGGTAGTCTTGAATTTGCCTGCAAGGTTGCTGGATCAAAACTTATTGTAGTACTGGGTCACAGTAATTGTGGTGCAATCAAGGGGGCGTGCGATCATATTGAAATGGGAAATCTTACGGAACTCTTGTCCAAGATTCAACCAGCAGTATATGAAGAGAGAACTATAAGTGATCCTGAATTAAGAAATTCTAAAAACTCTGAATTTGTTGAACAGGTAACTGCACTGAATGTAAACAGATCGGTGATATCTATTGTCAACAGAAGTTACATTTTGGAGCAAATGATTGAGAAGGGTGAAATAGCAATTATAGGCGCGGTTCATAATTTGGAAACTGGCATTGTGGAATTTATGGAGGATACCTACATATCCTGTAAAAAAGACATTAAGGCCAAGTTTGTTTGA
- a CDS encoding T9SS type A sorting domain-containing protein: MKKISFSFLLGLFVVLFVTGQSRVLVLNEGVFDYTNNKILIPPSVGAYLPSNKEYRPLVDIPQSRFASDLKIHDGSYWVAADQKVVRYHLQTNTVQWTLPVEGVRKIDFWENYLILTRGEYEKTLSAYVQIYDMNNAGLVFEIPHSALPYTTESIIIKEDHAFIGVNNGFQFGKEVGQILDIDLQKLKWVNTIDLGSDGKNPENLMLKDNVLYSLNNRDYTGSSLSKINLNSGVQVLTNRLPEVNSLCATSTLIENSIVYQESGKTGVGKYDLATENAGPFLDPGKQFYGLSFDARSKYIYAAETDFFSFGKVFIFDQDFTKLDEFDAGITPGYFAFDYSLSSTEQGKSETTFQLIPNPVRDYISLPEHLNAEQIQAIDLMGKRVNLEMYNGNLNLSTLPSGIYLIKLISNGRIYQSSFQKI; this comes from the coding sequence ATGAAAAAAATATCCTTTAGTTTCCTACTTGGATTGTTTGTAGTGTTGTTTGTAACAGGTCAATCCAGAGTATTAGTACTTAATGAAGGGGTCTTCGACTATACAAACAATAAGATTTTAATCCCGCCTTCAGTAGGGGCTTATTTGCCTTCTAATAAGGAATACCGGCCCTTGGTAGATATTCCTCAATCGAGGTTTGCATCGGACCTAAAAATTCATGATGGTTCCTATTGGGTGGCTGCAGATCAGAAGGTAGTTCGTTACCATTTGCAGACAAATACAGTTCAATGGACATTGCCTGTAGAAGGAGTCAGGAAAATAGATTTTTGGGAGAATTATTTGATTCTTACCCGGGGAGAATATGAAAAAACTCTTTCTGCTTATGTCCAGATTTACGATATGAATAATGCGGGTTTGGTTTTCGAAATTCCTCATTCAGCGTTGCCATATACAACAGAGAGTATCATTATAAAAGAGGATCATGCTTTCATAGGGGTAAACAACGGATTCCAATTTGGAAAGGAAGTTGGACAGATTCTTGACATAGATTTGCAGAAATTAAAATGGGTGAATACCATTGATCTTGGATCTGATGGAAAAAATCCTGAAAATCTGATGCTTAAAGATAATGTCTTGTATAGCTTAAATAACAGGGATTATACCGGCAGCTCGCTTTCTAAAATTAATCTAAACAGTGGTGTACAAGTCTTGACGAACAGATTGCCTGAGGTGAATTCCTTATGTGCTACATCCACGCTTATAGAAAACTCAATTGTGTATCAGGAAAGCGGCAAAACAGGCGTAGGCAAATACGATCTTGCGACAGAAAATGCAGGCCCTTTTCTTGATCCCGGCAAACAATTTTATGGTTTGAGTTTTGATGCCCGGTCAAAATATATTTATGCAGCAGAAACCGATTTCTTTTCATTTGGAAAAGTTTTCATTTTTGATCAGGACTTTACAAAACTTGATGAATTTGATGCAGGAATCACACCAGGATATTTTGCCTTTGATTATAGTTTAAGCAGTACGGAACAAGGTAAAAGTGAAACAACTTTCCAACTTATCCCTAATCCTGTGAGAGATTATATAAGTTTACCTGAGCATCTTAATGCAGAGCAAATACAAGCAATTGATTTAATGGGTAAACGAGTTAATCTTGAAATGTACAACGGAAATCTTAATTTATCCACGCTGCCTTCAGGAATCTATTTAATCAAGCTTATTTCAAACGGAAGAATATATCAAAGTTCTTTTCAAAAAATTTAA
- a CDS encoding integration host factor subunit beta → MRKADLVSIISDKSGVPKVDVLVSLEMFFKEVKSSLANGENVFIRGFGSFVVKKRAKKIGRHIKKNVAIEIPEHFIPSFKPAKIFVDHVKLGTEPEGAAYEDDVEE, encoded by the coding sequence ATGAGAAAAGCTGATTTGGTCTCAATAATCTCGGATAAGTCTGGAGTGCCTAAGGTTGATGTATTGGTTTCCCTTGAAATGTTTTTCAAGGAAGTTAAAAGTTCTTTGGCAAACGGGGAGAATGTCTTTATCCGTGGTTTTGGTTCTTTTGTAGTAAAAAAACGGGCAAAAAAGATAGGCAGACACATTAAAAAGAATGTGGCCATTGAAATTCCAGAGCATTTTATCCCTTCCTTTAAGCCTGCAAAAATATTTGTGGACCATGTGAAATTGGGTACTGAACCGGAGGGCGCTGCTTACGAAGATGATGTAGAAGAATAG
- a CDS encoding SulP family inorganic anion transporter: protein MKKYTNYFWKDIQAGLVVFLVALPLCLGIALASGAPLFAGIISGVIGGVVVGFLSNSQLSVSGPAAGLTAIILVAISSLGDYSVFLMAVVIAGLIQLILGFAKSGTISNYFPSNVIEGMLTAIGIIIILKQIPHAIGYDKDNEGDFFFIEKNTGHNTFSGIIDAINFSHPGATVVCLVSIAILVSFNKINFLKNIKIIPGALVVVISGIVMNEVFRHFLPEFLIGSEHLVSLPIPGSIEEFLGQFSFPSFESILRPDVWIVGVTIAIVASIETLLCIEASDRLDPLKRFTNTNTELIAQGAGNILSGLIGGIPMTSVIVRTSANINSGAKTKISTIAHGILLLLSVLIIPGLLNKIPLASLAAVLIMIGLKLASPKVFKHMWDSGKYQFIPFLITVLAVVFTDLLKGVGIGLIVSIFFILRANLKLAYFFKREKYHEGDIITMKLAQEVSFLNKAAIKQTLNHLPENSKLLIDASDTFYIDHDVLQLIREFRDIGSKEKDIQVNLKGFKEEYQMDHSIEHVTSN, encoded by the coding sequence ATGAAAAAGTATACTAATTATTTTTGGAAAGACATCCAGGCAGGGTTGGTGGTGTTTCTGGTGGCATTGCCACTATGTCTTGGGATTGCATTAGCCAGCGGGGCGCCACTGTTTGCAGGTATCATCTCAGGGGTTATTGGAGGTGTTGTGGTAGGCTTTTTAAGCAACAGTCAATTGAGCGTAAGTGGTCCCGCAGCCGGGTTAACTGCAATTATATTGGTTGCCATCAGCAGTCTTGGAGATTATAGTGTTTTTCTGATGGCCGTGGTGATTGCTGGACTGATTCAGTTAATATTAGGTTTTGCAAAGTCAGGTACAATTTCTAACTATTTTCCATCCAATGTTATTGAAGGGATGTTGACGGCCATAGGGATCATTATCATCTTGAAACAAATTCCACATGCCATTGGATATGATAAAGATAATGAAGGTGATTTTTTCTTTATCGAAAAAAATACAGGTCACAATACTTTTTCAGGAATTATAGATGCCATTAATTTCTCTCATCCGGGTGCTACGGTGGTATGTCTGGTTTCTATCGCCATTCTGGTTTCTTTCAATAAAATTAACTTTTTAAAAAATATAAAAATAATTCCAGGCGCTTTAGTTGTGGTTATTTCAGGAATTGTAATGAACGAAGTATTTCGTCATTTTCTTCCTGAGTTTCTAATCGGTTCTGAACATTTGGTTAGTCTGCCGATTCCGGGATCCATCGAAGAGTTTTTGGGCCAGTTTTCTTTTCCATCATTTGAATCCATTTTACGTCCGGATGTGTGGATTGTTGGTGTAACCATAGCGATCGTAGCATCTATTGAAACCTTATTATGCATTGAGGCTTCAGACAGACTTGATCCTTTGAAACGATTTACCAATACCAACACCGAACTCATTGCACAGGGTGCAGGAAATATCTTAAGTGGATTGATTGGAGGAATACCAATGACTTCAGTTATTGTGCGTACATCAGCTAATATAAATTCAGGAGCGAAAACAAAAATTTCTACTATTGCCCATGGAATTTTGTTACTGCTTTCCGTTTTGATTATTCCTGGCCTCCTCAATAAAATTCCTTTGGCTTCTCTTGCTGCAGTATTGATTATGATTGGATTAAAGCTAGCTAGTCCTAAGGTTTTTAAACATATGTGGGATAGTGGTAAATATCAGTTTATCCCTTTTTTAATTACCGTACTTGCAGTAGTATTTACAGACCTGTTGAAGGGGGTTGGAATTGGTTTAATCGTGAGTATTTTCTTTATACTTCGTGCTAATCTTAAGCTTGCATATTTTTTTAAACGAGAAAAATATCATGAGGGAGACATCATCACCATGAAACTAGCTCAGGAAGTTTCATTTCTCAATAAAGCAGCAATCAAACAGACATTGAATCATCTTCCTGAAAATTCCAAATTGCTTATTGATGCATCAGATACCTTTTACATTGATCATGATGTGCTTCAGTTGATTCGTGAATTCAGAGATATTGGTTCAAAGGAAAAGGATATACAAGTGAATCTAAAGGGTTTCAAAGAGGAATACCAAATGGATCATTCAATTGAACACGTAACTTCTAACTAA
- a CDS encoding carbonic anhydrase, whose translation MSEYIIDQMLSENKAWALERIQEDPDFFSRLEHLQSPEFLWIGCSDSRVPANQITGTQPGEIFVHRNVANMVVHTDLNLLTVLEYAVHHLKVKHIIVCGHYGCGGVKAAMTRHNFGIINKWLRNIKDVYRIHREEIDELEDEGDRVNRLIEFNVQEQVMNLAKTSIVQKAWKHEQRPHLHGWVYSLKNGIIKPLLDLSPGDHLDEFYEFDDL comes from the coding sequence ATGAGCGAGTATATAATTGATCAGATGTTAAGTGAGAACAAAGCCTGGGCATTGGAAAGGATCCAAGAAGATCCTGACTTTTTTTCACGTCTGGAGCACCTTCAATCACCAGAATTTTTATGGATTGGTTGCAGTGATAGCCGTGTTCCTGCAAACCAGATTACCGGTACGCAACCTGGGGAAATATTTGTTCACCGGAATGTGGCCAACATGGTAGTGCATACGGATTTAAATCTGCTTACCGTACTCGAGTATGCTGTACATCATCTCAAAGTCAAACACATAATTGTTTGTGGCCATTATGGATGTGGGGGTGTTAAGGCTGCAATGACAAGACATAATTTTGGCATCATAAACAAATGGTTGAGAAATATTAAAGACGTGTATAGAATTCATCGGGAGGAAATTGATGAATTGGAAGATGAAGGGGATAGAGTCAATAGGCTTATTGAGTTTAATGTTCAGGAGCAGGTTATGAATCTGGCCAAGACCTCCATTGTGCAAAAAGCCTGGAAACATGAACAAAGGCCCCACCTTCATGGTTGGGTTTACAGTTTAAAGAATGGAATTATCAAGCCTTTATTAGACCTTTCACCGGGGGATCATTTGGATGAATTTTATGAGTTTGATGATTTATAA
- a CDS encoding Rne/Rng family ribonuclease, translating to MDKELIISAHQGTVEIALLENKRLVELHKQKANTLYNVGDIFLGQVRKLMPGLNAAFIDIGHSKEAFLHYTDMGPVLNSVKKYTHDVIHGNQTSPMLDQFEIQADINKNGKVSQVLDKKTFLLVQILKEPISTKGHRLSCEITIPGRFVVLTPFSNTIAISKKIAGTEERERLFNLIESIRPKNFGIVVRTAAEGKKVAELHEEINLLLERWKHMHQQLVKARPPLKLLSELDKTSSMIRDLLNKNFTGIHINDREMYLSIKDYLNTNLPEKNNILHFYKGTKSIFDAHGVKRQIKSSFGKTATLPSGAYVIIDHTEAMHVIDVNSGPKVQKMDQENASIQVNLEAAEEIARQLRLRDIGGLIVIDFIDMKSNENKLLLYKKMKEYMEGDRSQHTILPLSKFGLMQITRQREKQEMSIDTAELCPCCNGSGKVNPTILLVDQIERDLDFIMHTRPPKDPILKAHPFVIAFLKKGFFNFGWKWYFKYQKRVKLVEDQDLGMIQFKFYDGSEDEIRLNE from the coding sequence ATGGACAAAGAGTTAATTATCTCCGCCCACCAGGGTACTGTTGAGATAGCGTTACTTGAAAATAAACGGTTGGTTGAGCTGCACAAGCAGAAAGCCAACACGCTCTATAATGTAGGGGATATCTTCCTTGGGCAAGTGAGGAAACTCATGCCCGGTTTAAACGCTGCATTTATCGATATAGGACATTCAAAAGAGGCCTTTCTCCATTATACAGATATGGGTCCTGTTTTGAATTCTGTCAAAAAGTACACTCACGATGTCATTCATGGAAATCAGACCAGTCCCATGTTGGATCAGTTTGAAATTCAGGCAGACATCAATAAAAATGGTAAAGTTTCTCAGGTTCTGGACAAGAAGACCTTTCTTTTGGTACAAATCCTTAAAGAACCTATTTCTACCAAAGGCCATCGATTAAGTTGTGAGATTACTATTCCAGGTAGATTTGTAGTCCTTACTCCTTTTAGCAACACCATTGCAATTTCTAAAAAAATTGCAGGCACGGAGGAGAGGGAGCGACTATTTAATCTGATAGAATCCATTCGGCCGAAAAACTTTGGGATTGTGGTGCGTACTGCAGCTGAAGGAAAAAAAGTTGCAGAGCTTCATGAAGAAATCAACCTTTTATTGGAAAGATGGAAGCACATGCACCAGCAATTGGTCAAAGCAAGACCTCCATTAAAGCTGCTGAGTGAGCTGGATAAAACTTCCAGTATGATCAGGGATTTGCTGAATAAGAATTTCACGGGAATTCATATTAACGACCGGGAAATGTACCTCAGCATAAAGGATTATCTCAATACCAATCTTCCGGAGAAAAACAACATCCTTCATTTTTATAAAGGCACTAAATCAATTTTTGATGCCCATGGTGTCAAAAGACAAATCAAGTCATCTTTTGGAAAAACCGCTACACTACCAAGCGGGGCTTATGTAATTATAGATCATACAGAAGCGATGCATGTGATCGATGTAAACAGTGGCCCAAAGGTTCAAAAGATGGATCAGGAAAATGCATCGATACAGGTAAATCTGGAGGCTGCGGAGGAAATAGCCAGACAGCTGAGGTTAAGAGATATAGGTGGGCTTATAGTGATAGACTTTATTGATATGAAAAGCAATGAAAATAAATTGTTGCTTTATAAGAAAATGAAGGAATACATGGAAGGTGATCGCAGTCAGCACACCATTCTGCCTTTGTCAAAATTTGGATTAATGCAAATCACCCGTCAAAGGGAAAAGCAGGAAATGAGTATTGACACTGCTGAGCTTTGTCCGTGTTGCAATGGATCCGGAAAAGTAAATCCAACGATCCTTTTAGTAGATCAGATAGAGAGGGATTTGGATTTTATCATGCATACAAGACCACCAAAAGATCCAATATTAAAGGCACATCCTTTTGTGATTGCATTTCTCAAGAAAGGTTTCTTTAATTTTGGCTGGAAATGGTATTTTAAATATCAGAAGAGGGTAAAGCTGGTTGAAGACCAGGACTTGGGGATGATACAATTTAAGTTTTATGATGGTTCTGAGGATGAAATACGATTAAACGAATAG